The following proteins are co-located in the Streptomyces sp. NBC_00435 genome:
- a CDS encoding phytoene desaturase family protein, which yields MTTSRGFGHDVYDAVIVGGGHNGLVAAAYLARAGRSVLVLERLGHTGGAAVSTRPFAGVDARLSRYSYLVSLLPAKIVRELGLSFEVRRRTVSSYTPVERAGRPGGLLVGGGEARTRESFARLTGSDREYESWRAFYGTTGRVAERVFPTLTEPLPTRAELRARVDDEAAWRMLFEEPIGEAVEREFTDDLVRGVVLTDALIGTFADAHDPGLVQNRCFLYHVIGGGTGDWDVPVGGMGALTDALAASARAAGAEIATGHEALRIDTDGTTAPAEVIFRTAAGEGRVAGRVVLVNASPQALAELLGEEPVSPAAEGAQLKVNMLLRRLPRLRDTSVDPREAFGGTFHIAEGYEQLARAYAEAATGELPSVPPSEIYCHSLTDPTILGRELAEQGYQTLTLFGLHTPARLFGHDNQGAREVLLTATLAQLDAHLAEPLTDCLAFDADGRPCIEAKTPLDLERELRLPGGHIFHRDLSWPYAGQGGRWGVETAHRNVLLCGAGAVRGGGVSGVPGHNAAMAVLGH from the coding sequence ATGACGACCTCGCGGGGCTTCGGGCATGACGTGTACGACGCGGTGATCGTGGGCGGCGGCCACAACGGCCTCGTCGCGGCCGCCTACCTGGCCCGGGCCGGCCGCTCGGTGCTGGTCCTGGAGCGGCTCGGCCACACCGGCGGGGCTGCCGTCTCCACCCGGCCGTTCGCGGGGGTCGACGCCCGGCTCTCCCGGTACTCCTACCTGGTCTCGCTGCTCCCGGCGAAGATCGTGCGCGAGCTCGGGCTGAGCTTCGAGGTCCGCAGGCGCACGGTCTCCTCGTACACCCCGGTCGAGCGCGCCGGACGCCCCGGCGGGCTGCTGGTCGGCGGCGGCGAGGCGCGCACCCGGGAGTCCTTCGCGCGGCTGACCGGCTCGGACCGGGAGTACGAGAGCTGGCGCGCCTTCTACGGGACCACCGGGCGGGTGGCCGAGCGGGTCTTCCCGACGCTGACCGAGCCGCTGCCCACACGCGCGGAGCTGCGCGCGAGGGTCGACGACGAGGCGGCCTGGCGAATGCTGTTCGAGGAGCCGATCGGGGAGGCGGTCGAGCGGGAGTTCACCGACGACCTGGTACGCGGGGTGGTGCTCACCGATGCCCTGATCGGCACCTTCGCCGACGCCCACGACCCCGGTCTGGTCCAGAACCGCTGCTTCCTCTACCACGTCATCGGCGGCGGCACCGGGGACTGGGACGTACCGGTCGGCGGCATGGGCGCGCTCACCGACGCGCTGGCGGCATCCGCCCGGGCGGCCGGGGCGGAGATCGCCACCGGGCACGAGGCGCTGCGCATCGACACGGACGGTACGACGGCGCCGGCCGAGGTGATCTTCCGGACGGCGGCGGGAGAGGGCAGGGTGGCCGGGCGGGTGGTGCTCGTCAACGCCTCGCCCCAGGCCCTGGCGGAACTGCTGGGCGAGGAGCCCGTGTCGCCGGCCGCCGAGGGTGCCCAGCTCAAGGTCAACATGCTGCTGCGGCGGCTGCCCCGGCTGCGCGACACCTCCGTGGACCCGCGCGAGGCCTTCGGCGGCACCTTCCACATCGCGGAGGGCTACGAACAGCTCGCGCGGGCGTATGCGGAGGCCGCCACCGGGGAACTGCCCTCCGTACCGCCCTCGGAGATCTACTGCCACTCGCTGACGGATCCGACGATCCTGGGGCGCGAGCTGGCGGAGCAGGGCTACCAGACCCTGACCCTCTTCGGACTGCACACCCCGGCGCGGTTGTTCGGACACGACAACCAGGGCGCGCGGGAGGTACTGCTCACCGCCACCCTCGCCCAGCTCGACGCCCACCTGGCCGAACCGCTCACCGACTGCCTGGCCTTCGACGCCGACGGCCGCCCGTGCATCGAGGCCAAGACCCCGCTCGACCTCGAGCGCGAACTGCGTCTGCCCGGCGGCCACATCTTCCACCGGGACCTGTCCTGGCCGTACGCCGGCCAGGGCGGCCGATGGGGCGTGGAGACCGCCCACCGCAACGTCCTGCTCTGCGGTGCGGGCGCGGTCCGGGGCGGCGGCGTCAGCGGGGTCCCCGGCCACAACGCGGCGATGGCGGTGCTGGGGCACTGA